In Porites lutea chromosome 1, jaPorLute2.1, whole genome shotgun sequence, a single genomic region encodes these proteins:
- the LOC140951898 gene encoding ADP-ribosylation factor-like protein 6 has protein sequence MGLFDRLSNWLGLKKKEINVLCIGLDNSGKTTIINKLKPEKTQAQDIVPTVGFTVEKFISQSLNFTVFDMSGQGRYRNLWEHYYKTAQAVIFVLDSSDKLRMVVAKEELDMLLQHPEITQRRVPILVFANKMDLKDSLSPVQCSNKMGLHDITNKPWHICASNALTGEGLNDGVDWLTDQIRSS, from the exons ATGGGATTATTCGACAGATTATCAAACTGGCTAGGGTTGAAAAAGAAGGAGATCAATGTCCTTTGTATAGGACTGGACAATAGTGGCAAAACTACCATTATAAACAAACTAAAACCCGAGAAG aCTCAAGCGCAAGATATTGTACCCACGGTAGGCTTTACTGTGGAAAAATTCATATCACAAAG TCTCAACTTTACTGTGTTTGATATGTCTGGCCAAGGAAGATACAGAAATCTGTGGGAACATTATTACAA AACTGCTCAAGCAGTCATATTTGTGCTAGACAGTAGTGACAAATTAAGAATGGTTGTAGCCAAAGAAGAGTTAGACATGTTACTTCAGCATCCTG AAATTACTCAGAGGAGAGTGCCTATTTTAgtttttgcaaataaaatgGACTTGAAAGATTCTCTCTCCCCTGTCCAG TGTTCAAACAAGATGGGTTTACATGATATAACAAACAAACCATGGCATATATG TGCCAGTAATGCTCTCACAGGGGAAGGACTGAATGATGGGGTTGACTGGCTTACAG